In Ciona intestinalis chromosome 7, KH, whole genome shotgun sequence, the genomic window GCACCttataacacaaattttatttatttcttcgaatACGGTAACTACTAATTATAACAGCGGGAAAtgtgaattaaacaaaattacagtcgttaaaaacctagtacgggtaaaaactacaaataaaagtaaaagtataaaaataaatgcgtGGCTGCTAAATACTGAAGAATGTTGCACTTCTAGTCCGTTTCGCACCAGTGACTTCTCTACGTGTTTGCATGTGTGGTGACTTGAGTTGAACAGCGATCAACAAATATAGTGGTTAAATCGtaaaaacttacattaaaTTACTCTATGTATTGTTTTGGGagacctttatcacataatgtccaaatatcctgactgtgttttaaacaattaacaacggtctatagcagtcgtgagaatacagatttagaattctttaaatgctttttgtttacaaccaaataagacgagaaaatagaatgaaacggcGTCCCACCCCGCCCCACTATATTactttatgtaaatatatatatatatgtttggacctttttaaaataacagtttatatatattagggtggggtagatagcacaccttttcgttttattttctcgtctcattagtagtaaacataaaatattcaaagaattataaaactttatcctcacgactcccatagactgttattAAAAAGATTCGGATGTGTGGTTATcatgctaaaagtgtcccgtctttccccattctactaaTTGCATTTTTACGTGGTACTTATTGTGCCCAAAACACTATCCAATAACCAAACAAGCCTGAAAGTTAAGGCTGCTGCGTAAATCCCGCAGATTATTTATtcgactgttgttttagcaGTATCtgtttgttgattgttgtATGCAATATTGGTCCCATATTATTACCTATagctatatttaaaacatattcattgaattaaaattaaccGCATTAAAATTACGTTAGACTGTTTAGAATAATAACCCTTTGTTTCTGTGTAATTTTCAGAGTATGTAAAATCTGTTCGGAGTATTTAAACCCACAACAATATATCGACAAGCCAAAAAACTCATTGAATTTAGAAGAATAATTAAAGGGAATAGATCAACCTTCAGGAAATGAATAATCTCTGCGGTAAGTGTTTCATTACATCTAGTTTCTGATACCATACACATCGAAGCACAAACAACAAGCATATACGTTTGGATATAAAGGAAGCACCGAATACCCACTGAGATAGCATTTGTTGCTAGAGGCGAGCAGAGATGAGACTTGGTATATTGGGAACTTGGTTTTGTTTGCTTTCGTTTGGCTGTCTACTGGCTTCGCCATCTAATCTTAACAGgtaaatgatttttaatttttcttccTCTTTTTTTGGTTACtttttttcgagttttttTCTTACtattatgttaatattttacgGGTTCATAACGTAGAAGTAGCCTACGCCAGCGTTTGTTAAAGTCAATTTATATTAATGCTAATAACTTAAAGAGTATTAattgtgggggaagacgatacacctttagcatataatttcaaaatatcttcatcgtgctttaaacaattaataacggtctatgggagtcgtgaaaatattttattttattgccccatttagtagtaaacaaagaacattcgaagaattataaaaccgtattctcacgacttccatattatgtgataaggtgttccatttccTTACCTTATACTATAGAGACAACGTTTTTCTAAAACAGGTTTTTTGCTGAACCGGGCGATTTCTCTAAATACGACTCGACCTTGGATAAGGGTAAGCTTGTACTTTTACTTTACTTTATAACGTATTACCCTTTCTTAAAAACACCTTTAGCTGCCTGTCGGAGTCGCTATAACATGCGAAACGTATATATTTGGGGTGGGGAAGGCGGGACATATTCAGCGGGACACCCTttttataatatccaaatatcctgaacgtgttttaaattaaacaattaacgacggcctatggaagtcgtgcggacacggttttataattcttcgaatgtttttttgtttactgccaaatgggacgagaaaaaagtgttccatttttttcaaccctactgtatttaaactttacatcatttttttgtcagaAGATCTCTTCTTAGAAataaagtatagtaggatgggggaagatgggacacctttggcgcataatagccgaatatcctgatcgtgttttaaacaattaccaacggtctatgggtgtcttaagcatatatttttataattctttgaaagttccttgtttactaccacactggacgagaaaatagagttaaaatgtgtcccaacttcccccatcctactatatagtttctgtaatttaccatAATTGTAGTCGAATTTTAAACCACTTCAAATGaactttaataatattttaaacttgtttactTTCTAAATATAGAATTGGATCGAGCAGAAAACAACGGAAGAATTAAAAAGCACTGGGGCCAGTAAGTATAATGTGTATAGGCGCGACTCGACTGCTTTAAAGCGTTAGCTTTCTGgtatgttttacatttctaattattattattacgcGGCGCATTTTGCCGGTGTGCCTTTTCTTTAAGCTCGCTTTTTACGCTGACTGGACTTGTTTAAACTAGGCAGTATACAGTACGGttgtatgttgttttattgaaagCGAATTTTTGTGGCGttgattttacaattttatttaagacGTTAGTTGTGTCGTATAGTTGAGAGTATACGAGTTTGGTTGGACGTCTAATAGTTTTAATAGAGcaacatttaataaaagttatcgGTTGACGCTTGTTATAAGGAATTGTTTCATTGTATATAGTTGAGTGAAGAAGATAGgtcacttttagcacataatatctaaatatcctgatagtgtttcaatcaattaccaacggtctatgggagtcgtgagggtgcGGTTTTATTAATCTtcgatgttctttgtttaccactaaatgaaCCAAATGAAGCGAGAAAATATAGTAAAACgatgtgccatcttacccaaacTACCCCATAATCATataaattttgcttttttaattttaggtcAGTATCTTCAGGGCTGGCATTGGAATGTCCGCATTATGGTAAGATACCaagatatttgtataaatgcatgtaaatttgtttaaatatatagaacCCCATATGAGTTAACTTATATTGTAATGTGGGTtgaacagccacgcttttctGACACTTTTATTCAAGTATAGTTTTTACCAGCAGCAtgggtataacgactgtcgttttgttgctcaTTAATTTCTATTTGTTAGTCTGATCTTCGCTGCTGAGAATAAattatgtgaatgaatgaatgtaacatgttTATTGTCTCGTGgtcgggaaacgacagtcgttataacacgggtgttctgtttcatactcttcgtgtcagcttatgagttaccatatgttactttgtgggtgattttttgggcttttttaatttttttttaactgaatgtaactgtatgtaatttattctCGCATTCTGGGGCagaacagtcgttataacgcgggtgttatgtttcgtaaaccttgtgtccgcttcctatagttaccacatgtgtaactttgtgtcgATTATTTAgaggattttttatgtatggcttacaatttagacTAATTGTTTCCCAAGAACACATTTTGATTTTCCGGTGGTTTTGAaattagttatttattttgttgccTTTTTTTTCAAGGTGAAGTTTCAGCTGCAGATCATGTTAAAATCGGACGCGATTGTTTGGCATGTGGCCAGAAGTGCTGTTCGCGCAACGCAGATAAGAGATTGTATTGTAAGTTATTGGTGATTATGTTTTCGAACTGTCTATATGGTAGAGCGGGGGAAGACGGTACATCTTTATTGCATAACATCCAAaaaccctgatcgtgttttaaacaataaacaacggtctatgggaatcgcgaggatacggttttatatttctttaaatgttctttgttgactACCGAATACGatgagaaaattaaataaataggtgttccctactatatgtatttatatatttatctgtATACGCAAAAAGCAATAcaatcttttttatatttcataatgCATTTTAGACTTGACTATATGCATAGTCGCACAGGCAACCGAATTCACTTTAGACGAAAACGTGTAGGTTGGACAAATACTATTTAAATGcgtattgatatatatatatagtagggtgggggaagatgggacacatttaatacataatatccaaatagcctgatcgtgttttaaacaattaacaacggtctgtgggaagttgtgggatacagttttataattctttgaatgttgtttctttactaccaaatgagacgagaaaatagaatgaaaatatgtcccatcttcccctaccctgctatattacgtttttgcaatattttaatgGCGATATATTTAAGATGGACGGGACAGCTATACCAACGAGTTTCCTTGGTTTGTGGCTGTTTTTGTGGACGGTAGATTCGAGTGTGGTGGAGTGATGGTTTCACCGAATTCTGCTGTAACTGCAGCGCACTGTGTACACAAATTTTGTCCACGATCTAATTTGAGATATTCgtaagttaattttttgtgttttagatTTTGCAGTTTTAGATAGATGGTAACCGCCGCCATGACTCTAAaagttttggttaaaatagTCGCCCGACTTTTTTGTAGGCGCATGATGTGTGTCTGAGCATCACACTAATGAGAATAATTACACTgtaaccacagaaataaaaaggaGTAGAACGCGGaactttccaaaaccgtgatatattctttcttctattcacgtgaccgccaactccgtccctaTTTCGCTTAGTTTCCATGGcaaaagataggcgcacagtagttttaggaggttttagctgtttattttaaaaactacaccaactattcaagtttattaggccagtttagttatttggtaggttaacgcttacagtttaccactttttaggaaatttaattatttaataattttaattaaaaaccttcaaacaaacggtttgttagaaatatataaatattataagttgttttactctataactttaaaacaagtaaaaaaaaaacgaagaaaaactacataaaacgccctcgaaTCCATTGACTCCAacagtaaacgggaacgacccgcgaaagagagagagtgtatcacctctctcctttaccgacattggagatgcgcgttctattcttttttatttctgtgactCTAACCCATTAGCTAAAAatgcgctgctaccattgtaggcgtgtGTGTCTTGTGGCAGGacgcttaacggcaattgctccaaccagatatccaaaaaataataatcttccacaaagtaacacacatggtaactcgtaagctggcacgtagtgtatgaaatagaacaatCGTGGTAAGCGACTGTTATTTTCCAgcctgcgaggataaagcaagttccATTCATCCATGTACAaataatgtattgttttaacaGACGTCGTATCACGGTTAAAGTTGGATCTTTGAATTTGAACTTGGACGAACGAATTGGGCCAGGCAGTTCGCATCATATCGTAGAACAAGTTATTTGCAACCATTATTATAGATCGGGTTCAAACtacaggtaaatataaaatatagagCTGTGGGGTATAGATGGGAGAACTTTTGAACTTAATGTCGAAATAACCTTttcttgtttcaaacaattaacagcggtctatgggagccttgaggaaacagttttatagtgctttaaatgcttttttgtttactaccaaatgggttgagaaaatggaatgaaaaggtgtctcacctcccccacgcaagaataaacaagttacattcattcctcCATTTAGTGCAACTTAGCAACGTAAAAGCTGAAAACTCTTCAGGTaatgttttaaccaaaatgctgttttaaattatagaaATGACGCCGCTATACTGAGATTAGAAGACCACCAACGTTTTCCTTTCGTATGTTTGAACAACTTTACATCAGAACACCCAATTACTCGAAATTGCCTTGCAGTTGGTCATGGCTTTACTCACAAATCGAATAATATTACAAGCATACAACAAGTGGCTCGTATTAGTCTACTGGGTTATGAAAGGTGTTTGACCGAGCTTCAAATGACTGCAGTTCTAAATAAATGGGAAATGTGTGGCCGTGTTATGAAAGATGGTGTCTCTCGTCTGGTCGGATGTTTTGTaagtaaaaatgtataaaatacagttttgacaatacttttattgtttttgcaaacatttatttttgattGTATAGTAGTAATATTTGTTCTtgtagtatagggtggggaaggacgcgacaactttagcacataatacccagatatcctgatcgtcttttaaacaattataacaacggtctatgaaagtcgtgaggataaggtttttaactatttgaatgttatttgttaaagttaaaatgtgacccttctcccccaccctaatatatatttctactGCCTACACATATTAGCTTTGTTGCGAGATCGCACTATGGCTTAagaattgctccaacccatagTTCCTTTGTGAGTAACATGTTGTATAGCAGGGTGGAGAAatatgggacgccttttcattccattttctcgtcccatttggtagtaaacaaaaaacatttacagaattataaaaccgtatcctctagACACCCATagaatgttgtttaaaacacgaacaaaatagttttatattatgtgctaaaggtgtcccgtctttccccaccttactatataggatacagaacacccgtgtaacaACGACCTTCGTTTTCCGCCAAGCGAGGAAAAATATGCTACACTTGTTTATAATATGAAAAACTCATCAACCgaaatgatatttttgtaatttttttttataatttttttttgtttttccacgCAGTTTGACAGCGGTGGGCCTGTTGTGTGTCCCAAAGATCCGGACGACAAATGCTCGCCGTATGTACTGCATGGAATTTTCTCCAGGAAACTCAGAGGTACATCGTGTGCCCGTTCTGAGCTAAACATATTGACTGACGTGTCCCGGGCATCGTTTACCTCTGTCATCGATTGGATAAAGCAGCACACAGCGTTTGAAAGAAGGTGCCCGTAGTTGCCGTGTTACGTAATTTAAATATCATCAGtacatttttgcaaaaagttatgttaaagtaatattttgcaGAATTTGAATAACGGCAGTACATTTTTGCGAAAAAtctgttaaaagtaaaatttttgttggatttaaaatatgtatggtagggtgggggaagatgggatacattttatttctattttctcggcccatttggtagtaaacaaaaaacatttaaagaattataaattcgTATCCCTACggctcctatagaccgttgttaattgtttgaaacacgatcaggatatttagatattatatgctaaaggtgtcccgtatttcccaccctactgtacaaaAGAACTTCTACATAATTgccattttttattctgtcaAAATGGACCTTGCTATACTGACCTGATATTGGAAGAAGAAGGTTGAATAGTCACACTAAATCTGGCGTGTCTGTTTAACCGATCTGtacataaaacttttttattgatttttgtgAACTGTCCTATTACgtgaacaaaaaaatgcctaaataaaataatcacccacaaagtaacatacttggcaactcgtaagctggcactagatgtatgaaacagaacgcccgtgttataacgactgtcgttttccggccacgcgagaataaagtaagttacattcaaatacatgaactgtattttatttattttctaagtTCTATACCCAGAACGTAGCACTAACAACAACACCATACAAGTACGTGGCGAATAAGTCAATATACGCGACGTTAATATTCTCTGTGTTACGACACTCGGTAAAAGAATTGGTCAACCCTGGCGATTTTCATTTGGAACCACTGAAATTCCTTAGAGCATCCAGAAAAACTTGTTTAGTTTGTTGGATCAATTCTTGgtacattgtgacatcatcgtgtttgtgacgtaacgtgCTTTGCAAAGTCTCTTTAAGAGCATGGTTTTCGTCTTgctgtaaaaacaacattattttattaagtctgtccggcgctgtggcgtagtggttagcgcatcTGCCTGTAACCTAGAGATAACTGGATCAAGGCTAggcgctgctactattgtgggcataggttgaagcaaaatcaccaatagaaaaaaatcttcaaaataatcacccacaaagttatatacacaCTTAACAACCCAGTTGTTCATTATCAGACAtacatgcaaaaaaaataactttaaaacatttacccaaagttgcatacgtggtaattcataagcaggcacggggcatgtgaaacaggacacccatgtttaaTACTATCTCAATGATAATTAATATGGCCAGAACAATACCTGTATAAGAAGTTGTGCTTGCAAGTCCTCACTTGTGTGAGAGGTATCTTCTTTATGTGGatctaaaacaaacatacaatTTTCAATGCTTTTTGCTTTTCAGTTCTGCAGCACAATGATTAGTGCTGGCCTCtagaaaatatggttttaatatttatctaTGCTAATATTGTAGGCATGCTCCATATGAGTATTTGGTAAGATACTTACTAACGGCAATTTTTCCAATTCAGAAGTTTTGTGGGTTGTCCCAATTTTTAGCAATACAGAAAACTATACAAATAATCCACCAAAAATAACCACActtaagttacataagtgaAAACTCGTAAGAGGGCATAAGGTacaataaacagaacacctgtgtcatAATGACTGCTATTGCCCCtacacaaagataaaaaagtaacattcattcatacataccTGTTTTCCCACCTAATCGTTGCTCAAGTCGTTGAATAACTCGCTTATCATCGTGATTAGATGTTATTAACACTTCACATTTTGTAACAGTATCATTCAACCTGTAAAAAATGATGTAAGATATTTTTGCATATCTATGTTTGCCAGTGTTTTAGGTGCCCTGGCACAATGGTTAGCAAGCCTGATGCTGCGGGTTCAAAGACTCTTTGGAGCTACCATTGTGTATTTGTAcctgctttaacccagtggtcactgatgggaaaaaattcccaaaaatataatcacccacaaagttacataagtgaaactgtttatgttaaaatgaattaatccaatttatttatcctctcatggcagggcaacaaaagtcaaaataacatttagcaaaagtgttttgtttcacacaccttccTCTtgactttgttggtgattatttaaaaaaaaatttttttttaattttttattaaagtatttgtTTACCTTGAGTTAAGAGCTCCAACCATTTCCGAAAGTCTTAATCGTTCAATTTCGGAAGCTTCATACATAGCTTTGTATTCAACACAGCGAGCCCTGAAATGTGTGAGCTCTTCAGAACTGCAAAagatatgaataaatattaaaggcagtttttttaaaagaatgtgACTGTTGATATAGGTTTATTAACAAATACTATAATTTATGATAATGGAGATTCTATTctgtgtgggtgaggtctttttTTCAGGGACCCGGGATTACGTCAGATATGTCAATTTTATGCATTTCACTACACAAACTTTACATATGTGACAtaaaatgcaatttatttGCAGTGGGTAGTAGTGAATGACTTACTCATTCAATGATGCAGCAGCTTGAGCTGTATCTTGCTTGTCCTGCTGTAAAAGAAAtacatgtatagtactgtgggggaagatgggacaccttcagctcgtaatattcaaataccctgatcgcgttttaaacaattaacgacggtctatggGCAAGGTTCGTGTCGACTCTGAGGATCccttctttgaatgttttttgtctactaccaaatgggacaagaaaatggaataacaaggtgtcccatcttctcccatcctactatattattatacaataacCTATAAATACATGTATCTGTTGGATAgagtaaacattaaacaaataaattgtagcacatatatgtatataaacaaatttttagaacaaaatcttttaaaacaaaagttgcatttttatgcatagtttaaaaagttaaaatagattaaatataaaagttaaaataaaaaaaataggtcaacttttttcaatttatttgcatttaaatttttgtttgtgtttcttACTTGAGTAGAAGGTGGCGAAATTACTGACAATGGTTTATAAGAACTTTCCCCTTCCAAGCTATCCCTTCTACTTGAAGCAgacaactaaatttaaaaaaaggttattttcaaacattttaagtATATGTATTcgttctttttttattgttctatttggtagtaaaaaaaaatatttacagaattttttaaCTGCATTCTTAAGACTCTAAAAGAGTAATacgttgtctaaattgtcagccatacggaaaaacaatcacccacaaagttctAAATGCGGTAACCCGtaagccggcacgaggtgtatgaaacggaacaaccctgttataacgactgtcgtcctgccacacaaggataaagcaagttacattcattcattaaaaactACAATACTTACCTCTTCTTCAagctgttttacttttttctcaCTTTCCGaaagtaatgtttttaatcGGGTAACTTCTGCAGATTCTTGTTGCTTTTTGTCATGTAGCTCTCGTGTTACCtggaataaacaaacaaaaaattataaaaccaacttTTTGAAAGCACcttatttgcaaaaaaatgtcaaaaacaaCAGGTTTTTTAAAGGCcattaaatatacaaaacttttaaatgtcaaaaatttgaaattttgtgtttattaagttcttatttttagatagaaataatatttattcgcagtataaagaaaatgttatgaaaaactttttatatttgatacCTACATTACAGTTCAGCAGAGAAAAGGCGAATTCGAAAACAAATGCCATTTTTACTTGTGCTTTACCAACTTCAAAAAAGTCAAaagctttttatatataaagacCCCATTACAGTTTAAGAGTTTcataaaatgttgtatttttgaACAAATGCCATTTTTACTTGTCTTTCACTTTTAGTAACATCTTCTTCTTTTAAACTTTGTCTTTCAAGTATTTTCTGCAGTCGTTCTTGTTGTTTCATGAGAGTTGATATCAATTCATTATCGTGAACTCCTTTATCAGATAACACTGCTacctgtgttaaaacaatgttaatttaaactaaataatgtTTGTAACCAATGCATAGTGGTTAgagcttgatgctgctaccgctgtgggcgtttgtgtccttaGGAAAGAAACTTATGATTAATgccccagtagtcactaatgagttgtttaaataagaagctatacataataaaacacaaaaaatcacttaaagttacatacatgactCGTAAGCGAGTATaaagtgtgtaaaacagaacacccatgttataaatgaCTCATTACCCaaccacgcgaagataaatcagttacatacgtggtaaccagTAAGCGAGCACtgaatgtatgaaacagaacaaccatgttataatgactttccTTGCCGAGTCATGTAAGaagaaataagttacaaatgtggCAATCAGTAAGcgggcactaggtgtatgaaacataacactcaCTATTATAATGACTTTTTTGCCCCACTATGtcaagataaacaagttatattcattcacaTTCTATGCATGATATGTGTTCGTATTTATACCTGGGATTTCTGTGATTTTACTTCGGccattaaaactttatttcttgCTTTTGTTGCGTCAAATTTCTTTTGTAATTCACTATAATTATCCTGTAGTTTTTGTAGGTCTTCCTTTAAtgtctaaaaaaaattgttttaaagtatttacatatgttatgatttaaatattttttacatcatTTTGCtcttttcttaatttttccatattttttattctcgtCATATTTTTGTCAGATTTTGGACTCAAAACTTCatcctgttttaaacgttGTTCCAATTCTCTgtaaaaacaactatttttataattttatattaataatatactaattttaactttttttacagaaaatattttttacagtttaaattattttattttatttttttacaattttattttttttctacttattttactttttttacttacTTTACTTTGCCCTGTAGAGAAATCACCTGCTGGGCCCTTCCCCTGTAGCCTTGTCCACCACTATTAAGCAGAAGTTGTATGTTGACTCTCTCATCTCCTATCTCTTGGCTTAGAACCTATAAACAAGcagatataaaataaatcagtttTGGCAGAATTTGTGGACTAGGTTAAAAAATTCTATATAAAATGCAGGAAAATGCCTAAAGACACATTTAATATCAAATTTCGCTGGTTAGGTAACTTTTTAGTACTTAAACCATAACAAAGTGACCTAAATTGACAGTCTGGCCCAAAATGTCGAGTCCAGTCTGTTAAATTAGTCTTAAGAAGTGGAAATACAGTTCAATTTGATTAATATGGTGCAAGCAGACAAATAGAAAGAAATTGTAACCACAACAatactgtataataaaagTGTGTATTGCAATATCAGATATATGAGAACTGGTAACAAAGATAGAACAATAGTAACATACAAGTATGTGAATAGGAGtatgttaaaactttaattaacaaaaatttttacacCTAAATGCA contains:
- the LOC100182783 gene encoding coiled-coil domain-containing protein 13-like isoform X1; translation: MDKENLQLQFSRMQEEQHKKMARMKQKQAQKSNTSLDSSAFGVSDELGLSLNDVMGSSTVGLNTTLEAANTSMREEIRELKDETGRLRKVLAEKEYEIKKTNKKILKLEDEKKLLANAGVASDSASTKIVELSKKNRELTAIMESEKAKTFRLQQKVKDLEYSVNNAVANSGGDSKSTKPMNVRQSFANMVSSDGLTLPELEEQMSSLNLKSAEYRNQVQALKQELKVAHKVLSQEIGDERVNIQLLLNSGGQGYRGRAQQVISLQGKVKELEQRLKQDEVLSPKSDKNMTRIKNMEKLRKEQNDTLKEDLQKLQDNYSELQKKFDATKARNKVLMAEVKSQKSQVAVLSDKGVHDNELISTLMKQQERLQKILERQSLKEEDVTKSERQVTRELHDKKQQESAEVTRLKTLLSESEKKVKQLEEELSASSRRDSLEGESSYKPLSVISPPSTQQDKQDTAQAAASLNDSEELTHFRARCVEYKAMYEASEIERLRLSEMVGALNSRLNDTVTKCEVLITSNHDDKRVIQRLEQRLGGKTDPHKEDTSHTSEDLQAQLLIQQDENHALKETLQSTLRHKHDDVTMYQELIQQTKQVFLDALRNFSGSK
- the LOC100182783 gene encoding coiled-coil domain-containing protein 13-like isoform X4, which produces MDKENLQLQFSRMQEEQHKKMARMKQKQAQKSNTSLDSSAFGVSDELGLSLNDVMGSSTVGLNTTLEAANTSMREEIRELKDETGRLRKVLAEKEYEIKKTNKKILKLEDEKKLLANAGVASDSASTKIVELSKKNRELTAIMESEKAKTFRLQQKVKDLEYSVNNAVANSGGDSKSTKPMNVRQSFANMVSSDGLTLPELEEQMSSLNLKSAEYRNQVQALKQELKVAHKVLSQEIGDERVNIQLLLNSGGQGYRGRAQQVISLQGKVKELEQRLKQDEVLSPKSDKNMTRIKNMEKLRKEQNDTLKEDLQKLQDNYSELQKKFDATKARNKVLMAEVKSQKSQVAVLSDKGVHDNELISTLMKQQERLQKILERQSLKEEDVTKSERQVTRELHDKKQQESAEVTRLKTLLSESEKKVKQLEEEDKQDTAQAAASLNDSEELTHFRARCVEYKAMYEASEIERLRLSEMVGALNSRLNDTVTKCEVLITSNHDDKRVIQRLEQRLGGKTDPHKEDTSHTSEDLQAQLLIQQDENHALKETLQSTLRHKHDDVTMYQELIQQTKQVFLDALRNFSGSK
- the LOC100182783 gene encoding coiled-coil domain-containing protein 13-like isoform X2; amino-acid sequence: MDKENLQLQFSRMQEEQHKKMARMKQKQAQKSNTSLDSSAFGVSDELGLSLNDVMGSSTVGLNTTLEAANTSMREEIRELKDETGRLRKVLAEKEYEIKKTNKKILKLEDEKKLLANAGVASDSASTKIVELSKKNRELTAIMESEKAKTFRLQQKVKDLEYSVNNAVANSGGDSKSTKPMNVRQSFANMVSSDGLTLPELEEQMSSLNLKSAEYRNQVQALKQELKVAHKVLSQEIGDERVNIQLLLNSGGQGYRGRAQQVISLQGKVKELEQRLKQDEVLSPKSDKNMTRIKNMEKLRKEQNDTLKEDLQKLQDNYSELQKKFDATKARNKVLMAEVKSQKSQVAVLSDKGVHDNELISTLMKQQERLQKILERQSLKEEDVTKSERQVTRELHDKKQQESAEVTRLKTLLSESEKKVKQLEEELSASSRRDSLEGESSYKPLSVISPPSTQDKQDTAQAAASLNDSEELTHFRARCVEYKAMYEASEIERLRLSEMVGALNSRLNDTVTKCEVLITSNHDDKRVIQRLEQRLGGKTDPHKEDTSHTSEDLQAQLLIQQDENHALKETLQSTLRHKHDDVTMYQELIQQTKQVFLDALRNFSGSK
- the LOC101242458 gene encoding kallikrein-1-like, with the translated sequence MRLGILGTWFCLLSFGCLLASPSNLNRFFAEPGDFSKYDSTLDKELDRAENNGRIKKHWGQSVSSGLALECPHYGEVSAADHVKIGRDCLACGQKCCSRNADKRLYYGRDSYTNEFPWFVAVFVDGRFECGGVMVSPNSAVTAAHCVHKFCPRSNLRYSRRITVKVGSLNLNLDERIGPGSSHHIVEQVICNHYYRSGSNYRNDAAILRLEDHQRFPFVCLNNFTSEHPITRNCLAVGHGFTHKSNNITSIQQVARISLLGYERCLTELQMTAVLNKWEMCGRVMKDGVSRLVGCFFDSGGPVVCPKDPDDKCSPYVLHGIFSRKLRGTSCARSELNILTDVSRASFTSVIDWIKQHTAFERRCP
- the LOC100182783 gene encoding coiled-coil domain-containing protein 13-like isoform X3, which gives rise to MDKENLQLQFSRMQEEQHKKMARMKQKQAQKSNTSLDSSAFGVSDELGLSLNDVMGSSTVGLNTTLEAANTSMREEIRELKDETGRLRKVLAEKEYEIKKTNKKILKLEDEKKLLANAGVASDSASTKIVELSKKNRELTAIMESEKAKTFRLQQKVKDLEYSVNNAVANSGGDSKSTKPMNVRQSFANMVSSDGLTLPELEEQMSSLNLKSAEYRNQVQALKQELKVAHKVLSQEIGDERVNIQLLLNSGGQGYRGRAQQVISLQGKVKELEQRLKQDEVLSPKSDKNMTRIKNMEKLRKEQNDTLKEDLQKLQDNYSELQKKFDATKARNKVLMAEVKSQKSQVAVLSDKGVHDNELISTLMKQQERLQKILERQSLKEEDVTKSERQVTRELHDKKQQESAEVTRLKTLLSESEKKVKQLEEEQDKQDTAQAAASLNDSEELTHFRARCVEYKAMYEASEIERLRLSEMVGALNSRLNDTVTKCEVLITSNHDDKRVIQRLEQRLGGKTDPHKEDTSHTSEDLQAQLLIQQDENHALKETLQSTLRHKHDDVTMYQELIQQTKQVFLDALRNFSGSK